The following nucleotide sequence is from Clupea harengus chromosome 17, Ch_v2.0.2, whole genome shotgun sequence.
ACATACAGTTGTTGTATCGGAGAAACACAGTGTTGTCGAATTGTCACGGCAGATcatttctcttcccttctttttcCGTACACCGTAGGTTAACAACTAACAGCTAGATAGCCAGCTCAAGTGCTCCCAATTCTTGAACTTTTCTACATTGTTGTTGGCTCAGATTTCTCTGTCGGATGAAATAATACGTTTAGATTACTCTTCAATTCATTTGAGACATCTTAACATATCAGCTCGTTTACTGTCAATGTAGCGATTATTTCTTAATTTGGTTTTACGTGCGATATTTTACAGACCAGGTCGGAAACTGAAAAATGATTGCAGTACAGAGAATCCGCATTTTCCACGGGGTCGTGAATGTTGGCAGACTGAGATGCAGAAGTCTGTCTGCTGCACGATCTCTCACAAGTTGCCGCTCTCTGTACACAACGGCATGGCTGGCCGCATGCACTGCTCAACCACCAGAGAGGAACATTATCTTAATGGGTCCACCGGGAGCGGGGAAGACGACTGTGGGCCGACTGCTTGCCCGAAGGCTGTGTATGCCCGTCATTGACATTGACGATGACGTCCTAGAGAAAGCATGGCTCATGCCTGTGGCAGAGAAACTCTCCCAGGTGGGTGGAAAGCGgttcctggaggaggagggtgaggccGTGTGCAacttctctgtctctgggaGTGTGATCTCACTGACTGGCTCCAACCCACTCCACACAGAGGCAATGCAGCACCTGAAGAGGAATGGGCTGATGGTATACCTGGATGTGGACACAGACGACATCATCCAGAGGCTCACTAGAATGAAAGTGAACAGAATTGTGGGCCAGGAAGATGGCACTTCCATGAGGGACATACTAATGTACAGGAAACAGTTTTATGAGAGGTGGTTGGACAGTAGGGTACTCTGTGGGATAGGGGACACCATAGCGGAAGTGGCTGAGAAAGTGCACAGAGCTTTGCACAGGTATCAGGACTCGGATTCAGAGACATTCACCTCAACCAGGAGCATTGTGTCAGGTGAGGGCAGATCAGAGGTTGAACCCAAGTTCTTCAGTGACGTTGTTGTGGAGGGACTGGCTCCTGACGGGGGGCTTTACGTACCCAAGGGGCACTTTCCCAAACTGGAGCCCGGGCAATGGCAGTGCCTGGCTAAGATGGCTTACCCCGATAGAGCCCGTGCCATTCTGGAGCAGTGCATCCACCCGTCAGACGTGTCCCCTCTGGAGCTCAAACGCATGGTCCAGCGGGCCTACGGCGCCAACTTCTCCAGCGAGGCCATCGCCCCAGTCAGACACCTTTTGCACAACCAGTACGTGCTGGAGCTCTTTCACGGCCCCACAGCGTCGTTCAAAGACCTGGCTCTGCAGCTCATGCCCCAGCTGTTTGTCCACTGCCTACCCCAGATGTGCAACTACCTCATCTTGGTGGCCACATCTGGCGACACCGGCAGCGCTGTGCTCAGTGGCTTCGGCAGTCTGGACGCCGTCGCCCGACAGAGGGTGGGCGTGTTGGTGTTCTTCCCAGAGCACGGCATAAGTGAGATCCAGAAGCTGCAAATGACTGGCATCAGAGAGGGTAACGCCAGGGCTGTCAGTGTCATGAGGGACTTTGACTTCTGCCAGAGAGCCATCAAGAGGATGTTTGGGGATGGCAGCATGACGGGACACCTGGCTGTGGAGTACGCTACAGTCTTGAGCACGGCGAACTCCATTAACTGGGCTCGGCTGCTGCCTCAGGTGGTATACCATGCCTCCGCTTACCTGGACCTGGTCCGGGACGGTGTGGTG
It contains:
- the LOC105889405 gene encoding threonine synthase-like 1; the protein is MIAVQRIRIFHGVVNVGRLRCRSLSAARSLTSCRSLYTTAWLAACTAQPPERNIILMGPPGAGKTTVGRLLARRLCMPVIDIDDDVLEKAWLMPVAEKLSQVGGKRFLEEEGEAVCNFSVSGSVISLTGSNPLHTEAMQHLKRNGLMVYLDVDTDDIIQRLTRMKVNRIVGQEDGTSMRDILMYRKQFYERWLDSRVLCGIGDTIAEVAEKVHRALHRYQDSDSETFTSTRSIVSGEGRSEVEPKFFSDVVVEGLAPDGGLYVPKGHFPKLEPGQWQCLAKMAYPDRARAILEQCIHPSDVSPLELKRMVQRAYGANFSSEAIAPVRHLLHNQYVLELFHGPTASFKDLALQLMPQLFVHCLPQMCNYLILVATSGDTGSAVLSGFGSLDAVARQRVGVLVFFPEHGISEIQKLQMTGIREGNARAVSVMRDFDFCQRAIKRMFGDGSMTGHLAVEYATVLSTANSINWARLLPQVVYHASAYLDLVRDGVVAFGDPVDVCIPTGNFGNAQSALYAKQMGIPIRKVICASNLNCVVADFINTGRYDLRGRKLTLSHSPAIDILKSSNLERFIYHISGGDSGLVRDLFTSLEKHQHFEVSAELRQKINQDVRAGWCSEEECLATIRDVYSQTGYVMDTHTAVAKAVADRLQDHSVPMVICSTAHYGKFAPAVLTALQQESIPGEPLEQLDSLSSAGTMPPMHNALVQCLRDSRSQPHRVCQADYHVLTEEVETMIQDSFLNVQ